The Nitrospira sp. genome has a window encoding:
- the erpA gene encoding iron-sulfur cluster insertion protein ErpA, with translation MVTITQVAEQKIKELMAEEKDIVGLRVYVRGGGCHGYQYGMAFESKMAEDDTIIEKGDVKLIMDSQSAPLLQGAEVDYVDSVQGSGFSIKNPQAKTTCGCGSSFSA, from the coding sequence ATGGTTACTATTACCCAGGTGGCGGAACAGAAGATTAAGGAATTGATGGCCGAGGAAAAAGATATCGTTGGGTTGCGAGTCTACGTGCGTGGCGGAGGGTGCCACGGCTATCAGTATGGAATGGCGTTTGAATCCAAAATGGCCGAAGACGATACCATCATTGAAAAGGGCGATGTGAAGCTCATCATGGATTCACAGAGTGCTCCGTTGCTCCAGGGTGCGGAAGTCGATTACGTGGACAGCGTGCAGGGCTCGGGCTTCTCAATCAAGAATCCACAAGCCAAAACAACGTGCGGCTGCGGCAGCTCGTTCAGCGCCTAA
- a CDS encoding 6-carboxytetrahydropterin synthase yields the protein MTRRYRFCAAHRLHTDQLSLEENWAAFGKCNNPNGHGHNYIVLVTVTSGAAQDSCDLDRLDQVVNEKIVERFDHLDLNRDPAFGELTTTGENLVKVIWDILKPALPSDCLRKIGVIETRDNYFEYGGAA from the coding sequence GTGACTAGGCGCTATCGGTTTTGCGCCGCCCATCGGCTGCACACGGATCAACTCTCTCTCGAAGAGAATTGGGCCGCGTTCGGCAAATGTAATAATCCAAACGGACATGGGCATAATTATATCGTGCTGGTGACCGTCACGAGCGGGGCAGCACAGGATTCATGTGATCTAGATCGGCTTGATCAGGTGGTCAACGAGAAGATCGTCGAGCGCTTCGACCATCTCGACCTCAATCGTGATCCTGCTTTTGGCGAGCTCACCACTACGGGGGAAAATCTCGTCAAAGTGATTTGGGACATTCTGAAGCCGGCTCTACCGTCTGACTGCCTGCGAAAGATTGGTGTGATTGAGACGAGGGACAACTACTTCGAATACGGGGGTGCGGCGTAA
- the folE gene encoding GTP cyclohydrolase I FolE, translated as MKGTLVRKHRTKDRKGESIDETSGSGKPADLPVLQSLVTEMLLALGEQPSRNGLLKTPERVAKALAFMTQGYQRDIDHLLNGALFPIEYDEMVIVKDIDFFSMCEHHMLPFFGRVHVGYLPNKKVVGLSKIPRIVDTFARRLQVQERLTVQIAETLRSKLNAHGVGVVVEARHLCMMMRGVEKQNTIAVTSSMLGAFRSQSQTRVEFLKLIRRGSVGDPD; from the coding sequence ATGAAAGGGACTCTAGTGAGGAAGCACCGGACGAAAGACCGAAAGGGAGAATCAATAGACGAGACGAGCGGGAGCGGGAAGCCTGCGGATCTGCCGGTTCTTCAATCGCTGGTCACCGAAATGCTGCTCGCGCTCGGGGAACAACCCAGTCGCAATGGTTTGCTCAAGACGCCGGAGCGTGTGGCCAAGGCCCTGGCATTCATGACGCAAGGCTATCAGCGCGATATCGACCATTTGTTGAACGGAGCCCTCTTCCCCATCGAATACGATGAGATGGTCATTGTGAAGGACATCGATTTCTTCAGCATGTGCGAGCACCATATGCTCCCGTTCTTCGGACGGGTTCATGTCGGCTATTTACCAAACAAGAAAGTCGTCGGTCTGAGCAAGATTCCACGGATCGTGGATACCTTTGCCAGGCGACTCCAAGTTCAGGAACGTCTGACGGTTCAGATTGCTGAAACCTTGCGTTCCAAGTTAAACGCACATGGCGTTGGGGTGGTGGTCGAAGCAAGACATCTCTGCATGATGATGCGTGGGGTGGAGAAGCAAAACACTATTGCCGTGACCAGCTCCATGCTGGGCGCATTCCGCAGTCAATCCCAGACACGTGTAGAGTTTTTAAAATTAATACGCCGCGGCAGCGTCGGCGACCCGGACTGA
- a CDS encoding alpha/beta fold hydrolase, protein MVRTEQPTEQTLQARINNSTLAFNDQGTGIPLVFLHAFPLNRCMWVEQEQALSSQFRVLTIDLRGHGESDAPLWRYTLDQTADDVIGLLDHLSIRQAVFVGLSMGGYVLFALYRRYADRVRGLVFANTRAQADTVEGKEGRFQMAQTAYKNGSSVIADIMIPKLLSPATIHTKPDLVGRVRAMIEGNEISGIAGDLMAMAERPDSVSLLGQITCPTQIIVGELDLPTPPSDAKLMADRIPGACLTIIPGAAHLSNLERPDQFNETLRSFALAVTRTASR, encoded by the coding sequence ATGGTACGAACTGAACAGCCGACGGAGCAGACCTTGCAAGCTAGGATTAATAACAGCACCCTCGCGTTCAATGATCAAGGGACAGGCATTCCTCTCGTCTTTCTCCACGCGTTTCCGCTGAACCGCTGCATGTGGGTCGAGCAGGAACAGGCACTGTCCTCCCAATTTCGGGTTTTGACGATCGATTTGCGCGGGCATGGCGAATCTGATGCACCGCTCTGGCGCTATACCCTCGACCAAACGGCTGACGATGTGATCGGACTGCTCGATCACCTCTCAATTCGACAGGCGGTATTTGTCGGTTTGTCGATGGGTGGCTACGTCCTATTTGCGCTCTATCGGCGGTATGCGGACCGGGTACGGGGCTTGGTGTTCGCGAACACACGAGCGCAGGCCGACACCGTCGAAGGGAAGGAAGGGCGGTTTCAGATGGCGCAGACTGCGTACAAGAACGGCTCATCGGTCATCGCCGACATCATGATTCCGAAATTGTTAAGCCCTGCGACCATTCACACGAAACCCGACCTGGTAGGGCGCGTGCGGGCGATGATCGAAGGCAATGAAATCAGCGGTATCGCGGGGGACTTGATGGCAATGGCTGAACGACCCGATTCCGTCTCGCTGTTGGGCCAGATCACCTGCCCCACTCAGATTATCGTCGGTGAGTTGGACCTTCCGACTCCGCCTTCCGACGCCAAACTTATGGCTGATAGGATTCCCGGGGCCTGCTTGACCATCATCCCAGGAGCCGCTCATCTTTCGAACTTGGAACGGCCGGATCAATTCAATGAAACGCTCCGGAGTTTTGCCTTGGCTGTGACTCGCACAGCGAGCAGATAG
- a CDS encoding replication-associated recombination protein A encodes MSRAHDQTPDLFTPTDREDTIPPPLAERMRPRAFVDFVGQDAITAPDRSLRRAIEADQLSSVIFWGPPGSGKTTLAHLIAQHTKAQFVPFSAVTSGVPELRVLIKVAEQRRAMNGQRTILFVDEIHRFNKAQQDAFLPHVERGTIILVGATTENPSFEVISPLLSRSLVVVLKPLPDEALGTILDRALVDVERGLGKWKPRFSPEARQQLIAFGNGDARALLTSLEFVVMQTAPGPDGVRVVDEATLEASLGKKALRYDKAGDEHYNVISAYIKSLRDSDPDGALYWLARMLDAGEEPKFIARRMVIFASEDIGNADPMALVVATSVAQAVQFVGLPEAQINLAHGTTYLASRPKDNASYVGFLEALKDAKSHGNLGVPLHLCNAVTSLMKDMGYGTDYRYVHDDPSARVEQTHLPPALGERRYYRPKPL; translated from the coding sequence ATGTCACGCGCGCACGATCAGACGCCAGACTTATTCACGCCCACCGACCGCGAGGATACGATCCCCCCTCCGCTCGCCGAACGGATGCGGCCCCGTGCGTTCGTGGACTTCGTCGGGCAAGACGCGATCACCGCGCCCGATCGGTCGCTCCGACGGGCGATCGAGGCGGATCAACTCTCGTCCGTGATCTTCTGGGGTCCACCCGGTTCCGGGAAGACCACCCTGGCCCACCTAATTGCCCAGCATACGAAAGCCCAGTTTGTCCCATTCTCCGCAGTCACCAGCGGGGTGCCTGAGCTGCGTGTACTCATTAAGGTGGCTGAACAGCGGCGAGCGATGAACGGGCAACGGACGATTCTCTTCGTCGATGAAATCCATCGTTTCAACAAGGCGCAGCAAGATGCATTTCTCCCACATGTCGAACGAGGCACGATTATTCTCGTCGGCGCGACCACCGAAAATCCGTCGTTCGAGGTCATTAGTCCGCTCTTGTCCCGTTCGCTGGTCGTGGTCCTCAAGCCACTTCCTGACGAGGCCTTGGGGACGATTCTTGATCGTGCACTCGTCGACGTCGAGCGTGGGTTAGGGAAATGGAAGCCGCGCTTCTCGCCGGAGGCCAGGCAGCAGTTGATCGCATTCGGGAATGGGGATGCACGAGCGCTCCTCACGTCGTTGGAGTTTGTCGTCATGCAGACGGCGCCTGGCCCCGATGGCGTCCGGGTGGTTGACGAAGCAACCTTGGAAGCATCGCTTGGGAAGAAGGCCCTTCGCTATGACAAAGCCGGGGACGAACACTACAACGTCATTTCAGCGTACATCAAAAGCCTGCGAGATTCTGATCCGGACGGGGCGCTCTATTGGCTGGCCCGCATGCTTGATGCCGGGGAGGAGCCGAAGTTCATTGCCCGCCGGATGGTCATCTTTGCCTCGGAAGATATCGGCAATGCCGACCCGATGGCATTGGTGGTCGCTACGTCGGTGGCACAGGCGGTCCAATTTGTGGGGTTGCCGGAAGCACAGATCAACCTGGCTCATGGCACCACCTACCTGGCGTCACGGCCAAAAGACAACGCGTCCTATGTCGGTTTCCTGGAGGCCCTCAAGGATGCAAAGAGCCACGGCAATCTTGGGGTCCCCCTGCATCTCTGCAATGCCGTGACATCGTTGATGAAAGACATGGGGTACGGAACGGACTATCGTTATGTACACGATGATCCATCGGCCCGCGTCGAGCAAACCCACCTCCCTCCAGCGCTAGGAGAGCGACGATATTACCGCCCAAAGCCCCTATAA
- a CDS encoding PilZ domain-containing protein: MMKRGEAKQSASMTAISERRKFVRATLVGSALIAPKSGGRACTAVLDNVNKIGAGLHTKDRFPPNERVTVSLAFLDSDRVEQQEKLDGTVAWVKLWDKKGFLVGVVWDDLVTKEKNRWLYYYLEETLKASV; this comes from the coding sequence ATGATGAAGCGAGGCGAGGCCAAGCAATCGGCAAGCATGACCGCCATCAGTGAACGACGAAAGTTCGTCCGGGCGACGTTGGTCGGGTCTGCATTGATCGCGCCGAAGAGCGGCGGGCGGGCCTGTACCGCAGTCCTCGACAATGTGAATAAGATCGGAGCCGGGCTCCACACCAAAGATCGATTCCCGCCGAACGAGCGAGTCACGGTCTCTCTGGCATTCCTGGATTCCGACCGAGTCGAGCAACAGGAAAAACTCGATGGGACCGTCGCCTGGGTCAAGCTTTGGGACAAGAAAGGGTTTTTGGTCGGCGTGGTGTGGGATGACCTGGTAACAAAAGAAAAAAACCGCTGGCTGTACTACTATCTGGAAGAGACCCTCAAGGCTTCCGTCTAG
- a CDS encoding ABC-F family ATP-binding cassette domain-containing protein, with the protein MLQIESIHKQYSTKVLLREASAHLRPNSRVGLVGPNGAGKTTLFRMILGEESPDKGSIRKRPRLRIGYLPQELETITGKTALDAAHRDEYPEYEAKRILMGLGFTEGDFDRPVDKLSGGYRMRVALAHLLLSNPDVLMLDEPTNHLDKPTQRWFEQFLIQSGMTLLIISHDTAFLDRVVTHIWELRHHTLEEYRGNYSLFCELKAEKDAQLQASATRQSKEIARVQKFVDRFRYQANKASQVQSRLKQLEKVKRVEIQRDPKRVKFRFPLPSVSGRQVLDLAGASKRYGEKVVYTTLDFAVERGQRVALVGENGAGKSTLLKMLAGVLPPDTGTRSVGHGVTLHYFAQHQAETLNPEHSILESLEEVTRHAEMNFLRGIAGAFLFSGQDQKKPIKALSGGERNRVALARMLVEPSNTLLLDEPTNHLDPASVDVLTDALAEFPGTIIFISHDPTFLTRIATRVVEIEEGQARNFIGDYEYYLWKKAQELESIKESREELDGASKAASSGPTRAMTQQVQTKGRGGERRDLTKTQARLEKQVSRAEAEITEAEAKLKAREAELADPKLYEAFDRWNVLHQEQEDWKRGLERLTARWESLSAELENVRQQLVALG; encoded by the coding sequence ATGCTCCAAATTGAATCAATCCATAAACAATATTCGACGAAGGTGCTCCTCAGGGAGGCCTCGGCGCATCTTCGCCCAAATTCACGAGTCGGCCTGGTTGGCCCCAATGGTGCCGGAAAGACCACGCTCTTCCGCATGATCCTTGGCGAGGAATCACCTGACAAGGGCTCGATCCGGAAGCGACCGCGGCTTCGGATCGGTTATTTACCTCAGGAGCTCGAAACCATCACCGGCAAGACGGCACTCGATGCGGCCCATCGCGATGAGTACCCTGAATACGAGGCCAAGCGCATCCTGATGGGACTGGGTTTTACGGAAGGGGATTTCGACCGCCCTGTGGACAAACTGTCAGGCGGCTATCGGATGCGGGTAGCCCTTGCGCATCTGCTCTTGTCGAATCCCGACGTGCTGATGCTCGACGAGCCGACAAACCATTTGGATAAACCGACCCAGCGTTGGTTTGAACAGTTTCTGATCCAATCCGGCATGACGCTCTTGATCATCAGCCACGACACCGCGTTTCTGGATCGCGTGGTCACCCACATCTGGGAACTCCGACATCACACGCTCGAAGAGTATCGTGGCAACTATTCACTGTTCTGCGAATTGAAAGCGGAAAAAGACGCCCAACTACAGGCCTCGGCAACTCGCCAGTCCAAGGAGATCGCGCGGGTTCAAAAGTTCGTCGATCGTTTCCGGTACCAAGCCAATAAGGCCAGCCAGGTGCAATCGCGCCTGAAGCAACTCGAAAAGGTTAAGCGGGTTGAGATCCAGCGAGATCCGAAACGCGTCAAGTTCCGGTTTCCGCTACCATCGGTCAGCGGTCGCCAGGTGTTGGATCTCGCCGGAGCCAGTAAGCGCTACGGGGAAAAGGTCGTCTATACGACGCTCGATTTCGCTGTGGAGCGCGGTCAGCGTGTCGCTCTGGTGGGAGAAAACGGCGCAGGGAAGAGTACGCTTCTTAAGATGCTCGCCGGCGTGCTTCCTCCCGATACCGGTACCAGATCCGTTGGGCACGGTGTGACGCTCCACTACTTCGCCCAGCATCAGGCAGAAACGTTGAACCCCGAGCATTCAATTCTTGAATCCCTCGAAGAAGTCACCAGACATGCGGAGATGAATTTCCTGCGTGGGATCGCCGGGGCCTTCTTGTTTTCCGGCCAGGACCAGAAGAAACCCATCAAAGCCTTGAGCGGTGGTGAACGGAACCGCGTTGCGCTGGCCCGCATGCTCGTGGAGCCGTCGAATACTCTCCTGCTTGATGAGCCGACCAACCACCTGGATCCAGCCTCGGTGGATGTGCTCACGGACGCGCTCGCCGAGTTTCCCGGGACCATCATTTTCATTTCGCATGACCCGACGTTTTTGACACGCATCGCCACGAGAGTCGTTGAAATCGAGGAGGGCCAGGCTCGGAACTTCATCGGAGACTACGAGTACTATCTCTGGAAGAAGGCGCAAGAGCTCGAATCGATCAAGGAGTCACGCGAGGAGCTCGACGGCGCGTCGAAAGCCGCGTCGTCAGGACCAACCCGCGCGATGACGCAACAAGTCCAGACGAAAGGTCGAGGGGGCGAGCGACGTGATTTGACCAAAACACAGGCGAGGTTGGAGAAACAGGTGTCTCGTGCGGAGGCGGAGATTACGGAGGCTGAAGCAAAGCTCAAGGCCCGTGAGGCAGAGCTGGCCGATCCGAAACTCTATGAAGCGTTCGACCGGTGGAACGTCCTCCATCAAGAACAGGAAGACTGGAAGCGGGGGCTTGAACGACTGACCGCGCGCTGGGAATCACTCTCGGCTGAATTGGAGAATGTCAGGCAACAGCTCGTGGCCTTGGGATAG
- a CDS encoding adenylosuccinate synthase, with translation MGNLVIIGAQWGDEGKGKIVDILARDADVVVRYQGGSNAGHTVINERGTYIFHLIPSGILYRGTTCVIGNGVVVDPGSLIEEMDHLHTKGITIGKNFAISQRAHLILPYHKAIDRASEQSKGSRKIGTTGRGIGPSYADKMARIGILVGDLLNPPLFKKKLEENLVEMNWFLERLHKVETFQVDKVFDQYMGYADRLKSHIVDTTMLLNRAIEKNKTVIFEGAQGTNLDVDFGTYPYVTSSSAASGGACTGTGVGPTMIDAVMGIAKAYSTRVGSGPFPTELDDEDGRGLQERGREFGSTTGRARRCGWFDAVVVRHATVVNGLTALALTKLDVLDGCKELKLCTGYKHGNRLYKTMPADLEVLTNCVPVYQRMKGWTTGTTGITSYGKLPAEAKRYLARVEELAQCRIDMISTGSKRAETIMLRNPLDCSRRRPTRSRK, from the coding sequence ATGGGTAATCTCGTCATCATCGGGGCACAATGGGGCGATGAGGGTAAGGGCAAGATCGTCGATATCTTGGCCCGCGATGCCGATGTTGTCGTCCGATATCAGGGTGGGTCCAATGCCGGGCATACCGTCATCAACGAACGGGGAACCTACATCTTTCATCTCATCCCCTCGGGCATCCTGTACCGAGGCACGACGTGTGTCATCGGAAACGGCGTCGTCGTGGATCCCGGATCCCTGATTGAAGAGATGGATCACCTCCACACCAAAGGCATCACCATCGGTAAGAACTTCGCCATCAGTCAGCGGGCGCACTTGATTCTCCCCTACCATAAGGCGATCGACCGGGCGTCGGAACAGTCCAAGGGGTCGCGCAAGATCGGGACAACCGGGCGAGGGATCGGCCCGTCGTATGCCGACAAGATGGCACGAATCGGGATTCTGGTGGGCGATCTGCTGAATCCGCCGTTGTTCAAGAAGAAACTCGAAGAAAACCTCGTCGAGATGAACTGGTTCTTGGAGCGATTGCATAAGGTCGAAACCTTTCAAGTCGACAAAGTATTCGATCAATACATGGGCTATGCCGATCGGCTCAAGAGCCATATCGTCGATACGACCATGTTGCTCAATCGCGCAATTGAGAAAAACAAGACGGTCATTTTTGAAGGGGCTCAAGGGACGAACCTCGATGTGGATTTCGGTACCTATCCCTATGTCACCTCGTCGAGCGCCGCGTCCGGTGGAGCCTGCACTGGTACCGGCGTGGGGCCCACGATGATCGATGCGGTGATGGGGATCGCCAAGGCCTACTCCACCAGGGTGGGGAGTGGACCGTTTCCGACCGAATTAGATGATGAGGACGGGCGGGGCCTTCAAGAGCGAGGGCGGGAGTTCGGCTCAACGACTGGACGGGCGAGACGGTGTGGGTGGTTTGATGCCGTCGTAGTTCGGCATGCGACCGTGGTGAATGGGCTCACCGCGCTGGCCTTAACCAAACTCGATGTGCTCGACGGCTGTAAAGAACTCAAGCTCTGTACCGGCTACAAACATGGGAACAGGCTGTATAAGACCATGCCGGCCGATCTCGAGGTGTTGACCAACTGTGTGCCGGTGTATCAGCGGATGAAGGGGTGGACAACCGGCACCACCGGGATTACCAGCTATGGGAAACTCCCGGCTGAAGCGAAGCGGTATCTGGCTCGCGTCGAAGAGTTGGCGCAATGCCGGATCGACATGATTTCAACCGGGTCCAAGCGCGCAGAAACGATCATGCTTCGCAATCCCTTGGACTGCTCCCGCCGACGCCCCACACGTTCCCGAAAATAG